In one Deltaproteobacteria bacterium genomic region, the following are encoded:
- the flgL gene encoding flagellar hook-associated protein FlgL: MRVSSFQAFQQVTDSLMKNLADLFRLNEQISSGKRINRPSDDVRGTARALDYRLAIDSGEQYRKNADDASTAIAFAEKALTSVSSALTRTKEIALQAASGTQSDATRDALAQEAFELRDQFLSLSNSRLGSRYIFSGFRTDAPAFDALFAYQGDTGSVNVAVDKDVLIPKNVIGTEAFGYSQAAEETVTQEDGTIVHYIPGGGTTVNVEIRASDDTTVLDSFSFDNVMQMTGILSQALESNDTARISAILKTLDDAAGQVTDVRADLGARLNRLDDQGDRLDDAKLAAQIALSGVEDVDLSSAASEIVKTDATLQALRASAGKILSRSLLDFLS, from the coding sequence ATGAGAGTCTCCTCGTTCCAGGCGTTCCAGCAGGTCACCGATTCCCTGATGAAGAACCTCGCGGATTTGTTCCGCCTGAACGAGCAGATTTCCTCCGGCAAGAGGATCAACAGGCCTTCGGACGACGTGAGAGGGACGGCTCGCGCGCTGGACTACAGGCTTGCGATAGACTCGGGCGAGCAATACCGGAAAAACGCGGACGACGCTTCCACCGCGATCGCATTCGCCGAAAAGGCGCTCACGTCGGTTTCCTCCGCCCTGACGCGCACGAAAGAAATCGCGCTCCAGGCGGCGAGCGGGACCCAAAGCGATGCCACGCGGGACGCCCTCGCGCAGGAGGCGTTCGAGTTGCGGGACCAGTTCCTCTCGCTGTCGAACAGCCGTCTCGGGTCACGATACATCTTCTCGGGATTCCGCACGGATGCGCCTGCGTTCGACGCGCTGTTCGCCTACCAGGGGGATACGGGATCGGTCAACGTGGCGGTGGACAAGGATGTCCTGATTCCGAAGAACGTCATCGGCACGGAGGCGTTCGGATATTCCCAGGCGGCCGAAGAGACCGTTACGCAGGAGGACGGCACCATTGTCCACTACATTCCCGGCGGCGGTACGACCGTCAACGTCGAAATCCGCGCGTCCGACGACACGACGGTTCTCGACAGCTTCAGTTTCGACAACGTGATGCAGATGACGGGCATCCTGTCGCAGGCGCTCGAGAGCAACGACACCGCCAGGATTTCCGCGATCCTTAAAACCCTCGACGACGCGGCGGGACAAGTTACGGATGTCCGGGCGGACCTCGGGGCGAGACTCAACCGGCTCGACGACCAGGGGGACCGGCTCGACGACGCGAAGCTCGCGGCGCAGATAGCGCTGTCCGGCGTGGAGGACGTCGACCTGTCGTCGGCCGCGAGCGAAATAGTGAAGACCGACGCCACGCTCCAGGCGCTGCGGGCGTCGGCGGGAAAGATCCTGTCCCGATCGCTGCTCGACTTCCTGAGTTAG
- the csrA gene encoding carbon storage regulator CsrA, which yields MLVLTRKPEEAVKIGDEITVTVLEVRGNQVQIGISAPQGVRIYRGEIYEKIRSENIEASGLSADDFKRMKEKIK from the coding sequence ATGCTGGTTCTGACACGGAAGCCTGAGGAGGCGGTCAAGATCGGCGACGAAATCACGGTGACGGTGCTCGAGGTTCGTGGAAACCAGGTACAGATCGGCATCAGCGCACCCCAGGGAGTCCGCATCTACCGGGGCGAGATCTACGAGAAGATCAGGTCGGAGAACATCGAGGCGTCCGGTCTCTCGGCGGACGACTTCAAGCGGATGAAGGAGAAGATCAAATAG
- the fliW gene encoding flagellar assembly protein FliW — translation MVAFRTTRFGRLEVGEDRIIRFPAGILGFPRLDRYVLLDYKDTPLKWLQAVDDPEVAFIVTDPKSVAAEGTINLGGDVARFLRIEREDDLAVLLILRVDGGKVIANVNGPLAINSSRMLGVQAILDRG, via the coding sequence ATGGTCGCGTTTCGGACAACACGGTTCGGGCGGCTCGAGGTGGGCGAAGACAGGATCATCCGCTTCCCGGCGGGGATCCTCGGCTTTCCCCGGCTCGACCGTTACGTCCTTCTCGACTACAAGGACACCCCCCTGAAGTGGCTCCAGGCGGTCGACGACCCGGAAGTCGCATTCATAGTGACCGACCCGAAATCGGTGGCCGCGGAAGGGACGATCAATCTCGGAGGCGACGTCGCGCGTTTCCTCCGGATCGAGCGTGAGGACGACCTCGCGGTCCTCCTGATCCTGAGGGTGGACGGCGGCAAGGTCATCGCCAACGTGAACGGCCCTCTGGCGATCAATTCCAGCCGCATGCTCGGGGTGCAGGCTATCCTCGACAGGGGCTGA
- a CDS encoding flagellar hook-length control protein FliK encodes MKIDGVAQIQNTLTFLSRSGEGFRLKIGDVVRAEVLSLQDDGNVSIRITMESGKTGVVTARSEVPLDPGENILLKVVGGEREIALRFLGVLGEEASGTGSPAGLAEEYRGLASELAASRLTSAGIRDARETLRLLPPDVKDAVRGFGVIEESAPEIAGLDGPVLKDAVEGSGILLETKLKISAGEESIGTGTGLAAAMEEGGPAAGPDLKEALLRLREALREHGAADAAKAPGGGPGRAHVEADRLLATIESFQLASAAHGVLCAPLHLAWNGLVDGEMLFRKGSRGKGESYTCELNLDLRPLGRMSVSVTMYDRAFFVSFAPESEETRSLLASLAEEVGKRFREADLDLKAVSVHRKKSVTFGVPARDGVDLEV; translated from the coding sequence ATGAAGATCGACGGCGTCGCGCAAATCCAAAACACGCTCACGTTCCTTTCGCGTTCCGGCGAGGGGTTCCGCCTCAAGATCGGTGACGTGGTCCGGGCGGAGGTCCTTTCCCTTCAGGACGACGGCAACGTATCGATCCGCATAACCATGGAATCGGGAAAGACAGGGGTCGTCACTGCCCGTTCGGAAGTGCCGCTCGACCCGGGAGAGAACATTCTCCTGAAAGTTGTCGGAGGAGAGCGTGAGATCGCCCTCCGGTTCCTTGGAGTGTTGGGAGAGGAGGCATCCGGGACGGGGAGCCCCGCCGGTCTTGCCGAAGAATACCGCGGGCTTGCATCGGAGCTTGCGGCGTCGCGGCTTACGTCGGCCGGAATCCGCGATGCGCGGGAGACGCTCCGCCTCCTTCCGCCCGATGTGAAGGATGCGGTCCGGGGGTTCGGCGTAATAGAGGAGTCGGCGCCGGAGATCGCGGGCCTCGACGGGCCTGTTCTCAAGGATGCGGTGGAAGGATCCGGCATCCTCCTCGAAACGAAGCTTAAAATTTCCGCCGGCGAGGAATCCATAGGAACCGGAACAGGTCTTGCCGCGGCGATGGAAGAGGGGGGACCTGCGGCCGGACCCGATTTGAAGGAGGCGCTTCTCCGGCTGCGGGAAGCGCTTCGGGAGCACGGCGCAGCCGATGCCGCGAAGGCGCCCGGCGGCGGTCCCGGACGCGCGCACGTGGAGGCCGACCGGCTTCTTGCCACCATCGAATCGTTCCAGCTTGCCTCGGCCGCCCACGGGGTTCTCTGCGCGCCGCTTCACCTCGCATGGAACGGGCTTGTCGACGGGGAAATGCTGTTCCGGAAAGGTTCCCGGGGCAAGGGGGAATCCTACACCTGCGAGCTGAACCTCGACCTGCGCCCGCTCGGAAGGATGTCGGTTTCCGTTACGATGTACGACCGCGCCTTCTTCGTTTCGTTCGCCCCGGAGAGCGAGGAGACGCGCTCGCTGCTTGCTTCTCTCGCGGAAGAAGTCGGCAAGAGGTTCCGGGAAGCCGACCTCGATCTGAAGGCCGTAAGCGTACATCGGAAGAAGAGCGTTACCTTCGGCGTCCCGGCGCGCGACGGCGTCGACCTGGAGGTGTAG
- a CDS encoding EscU/YscU/HrcU family type III secretion system export apparatus switch protein, translating into MAKRNRQAAALRYLQGKDAAPRLVAKGSGAVAERILEIARHHGIPIREDRELVQVLASLDLYREIPPELYKAVAEILAFLYLLNRGEAPGHSAVPRAGG; encoded by the coding sequence GTGGCGAAGAGAAACCGCCAGGCCGCCGCGCTCCGGTATCTGCAAGGCAAGGACGCCGCCCCGCGGCTGGTCGCGAAGGGCAGCGGCGCCGTCGCCGAAAGGATCCTCGAGATCGCCCGTCATCACGGCATCCCGATCCGCGAAGACAGGGAACTTGTCCAGGTGCTCGCTTCGCTCGACCTTTACCGGGAGATCCCGCCGGAGCTGTACAAGGCGGTCGCCGAGATCCTGGCGTTCCTTTACCTGCTTAACCGGGGAGAGGCGCCGGGACATTCGGCGGTCCCGCGCGCGGGCGGCTGA
- a CDS encoding HD-GYP domain-containing protein produces MARYKVYDYGSRKAFPADKLSEGTYLPFDVFVCEEDIFSRLFKEGDRFGPEEKAELWRRGATEVYVDLKDARALELYLQRTAEIVIPDRDNAEVVREYVEHKQQYYQVDRSFLKPGVRVGFGVYLLHNLHMVPLVEATESAPGVVPEGISASPGEVVIRNSDIPLYQKFLDSLIEAPPGAAAPSEDLSKVRAVVIKEKSKTIIKGLLEDPRSGENIKDAVDVVTRMTDCIVSNRDVIYDLVSLSSYDHYTYTHSVNVTVISVGIGIAYGIGRAAAEILGLGALLHDVGKSRISPAILNKPGKFTPEEYNIIKGHVIEGEKILREHKAIHPDAYYAVLQHHERLGGTGYPYGVSEESIRLFGRICAIADCYDAMTTHRPYQRAASPYQALLQITKETRNYDRDLLKAFIRMLGKIKGPEVLRAEGAAAPV; encoded by the coding sequence ATGGCCAGGTACAAGGTATACGATTACGGGTCCCGGAAAGCCTTTCCGGCCGACAAGCTCTCCGAAGGGACCTACCTGCCGTTCGACGTCTTCGTGTGCGAAGAGGATATCTTTTCCCGTCTCTTCAAGGAGGGGGACAGGTTCGGCCCGGAGGAAAAGGCCGAGCTCTGGCGGCGGGGCGCAACAGAGGTTTACGTAGACCTGAAGGACGCGCGGGCGCTGGAATTATACCTCCAGCGGACGGCCGAGATCGTAATACCGGACAGGGACAACGCCGAGGTCGTCCGGGAGTACGTCGAACACAAGCAGCAGTACTACCAGGTCGACCGGTCGTTCCTTAAACCCGGCGTGCGCGTCGGTTTCGGCGTCTACCTGCTCCACAACCTTCACATGGTTCCGCTCGTGGAAGCGACCGAAAGCGCTCCAGGTGTCGTTCCGGAAGGGATCTCGGCCTCTCCGGGAGAGGTCGTCATACGGAATTCCGACATCCCGCTGTACCAGAAGTTCCTGGACAGCCTGATCGAGGCGCCGCCCGGCGCCGCGGCCCCGTCGGAAGACTTGAGCAAGGTGCGCGCCGTCGTTATCAAAGAGAAATCGAAGACGATAATCAAGGGGCTGCTGGAGGACCCGCGGAGCGGGGAAAACATAAAGGATGCGGTGGACGTCGTCACCCGGATGACCGACTGCATCGTGTCCAACAGGGACGTGATCTACGACCTGGTCTCCTTGAGCAGCTACGACCATTACACCTACACGCACTCGGTCAACGTCACCGTCATTTCCGTAGGGATCGGTATCGCCTACGGCATCGGGCGGGCCGCCGCCGAAATCCTCGGGCTCGGCGCCCTTCTCCACGATGTCGGCAAGAGCAGGATCTCGCCCGCGATCCTGAACAAGCCGGGGAAGTTCACTCCGGAGGAGTACAACATCATCAAGGGACATGTCATTGAAGGGGAGAAGATCCTGCGGGAGCACAAGGCGATCCACCCCGACGCTTACTACGCCGTCCTCCAGCACCACGAGCGGCTCGGGGGAACGGGATACCCTTACGGCGTCTCGGAAGAATCCATCCGCCTGTTCGGCCGGATATGCGCGATAGCCGACTGCTACGACGCGATGACGACCCACCGCCCGTACCAGCGCGCCGCATCGCCCTACCAGGCCTTGCTCCAGATCACGAAGGAGACCCGGAACTACGACCGCGATCTCCTTAAGGCGTTCATCCGCATGCTCGGGAAGATCAAGGGGCCGGAAGTTCTCCGCGCGGAAGGGGCGGCCGCCCCCGTTTAG
- a CDS encoding tetratricopeptide repeat protein, whose protein sequence is MPTSTYCHIPTVARYLQATMPDSVLDIGVGNGKMGFIVRDILDVMMGERCMRKDWKIRLDGIEVFPGYIQDHQRALYDDILIGDAYETIDGAGKYDLLILGDVLEHFEKRKAWRFLDKCAAHSNRTIMINIPLGDRWTQGTVHGNPHEEHRSFWNIGEFELFTPQREIFGFPGPGEYGCLLVDKDDYLRHRIIEQADTLASEKGTHEALIFLEASLPLVPKDKAVAFLLVDLLLKGGRTEDAILRLKRIAEEFPDDASARQYLKMMG, encoded by the coding sequence ATGCCCACGAGCACTTACTGCCATATCCCGACGGTTGCGCGGTACCTGCAGGCGACGATGCCCGATTCCGTTCTCGACATCGGGGTCGGCAACGGCAAGATGGGTTTTATCGTCCGTGACATCCTCGACGTCATGATGGGTGAAAGGTGCATGAGAAAAGACTGGAAAATCAGGCTGGACGGGATAGAAGTATTCCCCGGCTACATCCAGGATCATCAAAGAGCGCTTTATGACGACATCCTGATCGGAGATGCCTATGAAACGATCGACGGGGCAGGCAAGTACGATCTATTGATCCTCGGCGACGTCCTCGAACATTTCGAGAAGCGGAAAGCGTGGCGGTTCCTCGACAAGTGTGCCGCCCACTCGAACCGGACGATAATGATCAACATTCCGTTGGGCGATCGATGGACCCAGGGGACCGTCCACGGCAACCCGCATGAAGAACACCGGTCGTTCTGGAATATCGGCGAGTTCGAACTTTTCACGCCCCAACGGGAAATCTTCGGGTTTCCCGGACCCGGAGAGTATGGTTGCCTCCTTGTCGACAAGGACGATTACCTGCGCCATCGGATAATCGAACAAGCGGATACGCTTGCATCGGAAAAGGGAACGCACGAGGCGTTGATTTTCCTGGAAGCCTCGTTGCCGCTGGTGCCGAAGGACAAGGCGGTCGCGTTTCTCCTGGTAGACCTGCTGCTGAAAGGCGGCCGCACGGAAGACGCCATACTGAGGCTGAAACGTATCGCGGAAGAGTTTCCCGACGACGCATCGGCAAGGCAATACCTGAAAATGATGGGCTAA
- a CDS encoding radical SAM protein — translation MKVALIACPAWANWAPNYALLTLEAQLLRAGHSVGLSDLNIEAYRSVSEEYRAWWKDEHSVFWESQETADRFWKDQRRFFEDQAERIAAWRPEIVALSINSGARFVSDLFARQLRKALPSVPFLAGGSDCFHSEWGTRHMIPGVVDALCPGEGEIALPHIVRAISEHGRVPPDMPGFFTWDGDKIRDNGNPPVPSELDDLAPVGIDPSCLSKYTLPNRAILMISRGCINRCAYCNESPNFGRFRTHSADWMADQIGSLLPALAACGSTPHINFNDSLINGRIDVLDRLCDIILERKLEFTWGGMAYIRKEMSIDLLRKMRRAGCVELCWGLESGSAAVLKAMRKRYDPALADRVICDAHKAGIAQYGNMIVGFPGEGPREFAESLFFLSKNIDKFTNLGLPILTPRPNSPLYKEPGRWGLASLEAEDWVSTDGKNTPRIRILRRSILSGLLDSKLFDQGRHAAQTARNVPDLSDPEVRKEYASIFDHYLKISHEYLALSPGKLPDLPEAWSTEKACTEAGKSKAEPAPGAPEALLQEKLSNISSFGRLLRDLKKGNPAKEVENKPIEIYVELTKRCNLDCPMCSHKLELAEHVEKHGRDKVDLPAEHIPAIDELLTAAAMLYTVGVGEPTLHPGLVEIVRRAAGRGVFTWVNSNAANVPDSLIHDLVQARLSRFVFSVSGGTRDRYEQYHKPAKWEKLWRTIEGFHRERFDNGVSWPQLFLNFVVMDDNIVDLPGLVGRIAPFGFAGVSVKPAVNMKGILDIRPDAPRPTECTEEHRNILKNLRESIRSLPMEWEDHSFLGSHRSQDPHDGICLHPFSTLFVSPIGDVYPCGPGEALCGDDLKIGNLRDSTLTEMWQSPALRKLRDRVQARDYLPGCRECISKKLCRLHNDVNDGLEGFIAAAKTGCGNLAALDVGDERPIRSHEHVIPGPPSDQEPFRLSAVPANGLLRRSKRANYARYVLSRIEKREIVLNSPIEIFLESANACNLNCKFCAIRTKTPRPRGKSAIMPAEIMRSVLPWLPGIASISLHGFGEPLLNRHLLDMAEAAAAHGADVDFFTNGQLLDEERIPRLVRSGAPRMTVSVSTADPALYEHLYERANFDKLRKNLICLREEKLRSGNGNPSVSFNTIITRSTLHGLPQLVEFAFESGVEAIDFKPLVTYDALPEFQQERIDYDPDRDEPILGEVRSLGERLGVRINLDAYLRTGNNVAAPTPATGHDWTETGLKLAKPCPLVFRTLYVRVDGECKPCCFASDDPALTLGNVQNRPIEDIWNGPEYRRIRRAHIAGQVPPTCSHCVKFGLAPPVDASGNWLCERGFDVPNYDLTVSQIEELHRHMDGIISGLGGNGAVPGPDLRKALPDLLRKSVNAIRAFKELTPRLRNFTELLAEENGIPRAIGRLQDSLVSISRETAELASKGNLSGAWGAARSVYPQWSECMTEFEREFRNTMREAFVRLSRHEV, via the coding sequence TTGAAAGTCGCGCTGATCGCCTGCCCCGCCTGGGCGAACTGGGCTCCAAACTATGCCCTGCTGACCCTCGAAGCCCAGCTTCTGCGCGCCGGCCACTCCGTCGGACTATCCGATCTCAATATCGAGGCATACCGGTCCGTCTCCGAGGAATACAGGGCATGGTGGAAAGACGAGCATTCGGTCTTTTGGGAATCGCAGGAAACAGCCGACCGGTTCTGGAAGGACCAACGGCGGTTTTTCGAAGATCAGGCGGAGCGGATCGCCGCGTGGCGGCCCGAGATTGTCGCCCTGTCCATCAACTCCGGAGCGAGGTTTGTCTCGGACCTGTTCGCCCGCCAGTTGAGGAAGGCCCTTCCGTCCGTTCCATTCCTTGCGGGGGGTTCCGATTGCTTCCATTCCGAGTGGGGAACGCGCCATATGATTCCCGGGGTTGTGGACGCCTTGTGCCCTGGAGAAGGAGAAATCGCGCTTCCGCACATCGTCCGGGCGATTTCCGAGCACGGACGTGTGCCGCCGGATATGCCCGGTTTCTTCACGTGGGACGGCGATAAGATTCGCGATAACGGAAATCCGCCCGTGCCATCGGAGCTGGATGATCTTGCTCCTGTCGGGATCGACCCTTCCTGCCTTTCGAAATACACGCTCCCGAACCGCGCGATCCTCATGATCAGCCGGGGGTGCATCAACCGCTGCGCATATTGCAACGAAAGTCCCAATTTCGGCCGTTTCCGGACGCACTCCGCGGATTGGATGGCGGATCAGATCGGAAGCCTTCTTCCGGCTCTCGCGGCCTGCGGATCCACTCCCCACATCAATTTCAACGATTCGCTGATCAACGGCCGGATCGATGTCCTCGATCGTCTTTGCGATATCATCCTCGAGCGGAAACTCGAGTTCACCTGGGGAGGCATGGCCTACATCCGGAAGGAAATGAGCATCGACCTGCTCCGGAAGATGCGCCGTGCGGGATGCGTCGAACTGTGCTGGGGTCTCGAAAGCGGATCGGCCGCCGTGCTAAAGGCCATGCGCAAGCGGTATGACCCGGCATTGGCCGACAGGGTGATTTGCGACGCGCACAAAGCGGGGATCGCCCAGTATGGAAATATGATCGTCGGCTTCCCCGGCGAAGGACCGAGGGAATTTGCGGAAAGCCTCTTTTTCCTGTCCAAGAATATCGATAAATTCACGAACCTCGGGCTTCCCATCCTCACTCCCCGCCCCAACTCGCCGCTCTACAAGGAGCCGGGGCGATGGGGGCTTGCCTCGCTGGAAGCCGAGGATTGGGTCTCGACTGACGGAAAAAACACGCCCAGGATCCGAATCCTGCGACGCAGCATCCTTTCCGGTCTTCTGGATTCAAAGCTGTTCGACCAGGGACGTCATGCCGCGCAGACGGCCCGGAACGTTCCCGATCTATCCGATCCGGAAGTCCGGAAGGAATATGCATCCATCTTCGACCACTATCTCAAAATATCCCACGAATACCTGGCTCTTTCACCAGGCAAACTTCCCGACCTGCCCGAGGCATGGTCCACGGAGAAAGCGTGCACGGAAGCCGGGAAATCGAAAGCCGAACCGGCACCCGGGGCGCCGGAAGCACTTCTCCAGGAGAAGCTTTCGAATATATCGTCTTTCGGACGCCTGCTCCGAGACCTAAAGAAAGGCAATCCGGCAAAAGAAGTCGAAAATAAACCGATCGAAATCTACGTCGAGCTCACGAAGCGATGCAACCTCGACTGCCCCATGTGCTCCCACAAGCTGGAGCTGGCGGAACATGTGGAAAAACATGGCCGGGACAAGGTCGATCTTCCCGCCGAGCACATACCGGCGATCGACGAACTCCTTACCGCCGCGGCGATGCTGTATACGGTCGGCGTCGGAGAACCCACACTTCATCCGGGTCTCGTGGAAATCGTGCGGAGAGCCGCCGGCCGTGGCGTATTCACATGGGTCAATTCCAACGCCGCCAACGTGCCGGATTCCCTCATCCACGACCTGGTCCAGGCTCGCCTTTCAAGATTCGTCTTCAGCGTTTCCGGCGGGACCCGGGATCGGTATGAGCAGTACCACAAGCCGGCTAAGTGGGAAAAACTGTGGCGGACTATCGAAGGCTTTCACCGGGAACGGTTCGATAACGGAGTGTCCTGGCCGCAGTTGTTCCTGAACTTCGTGGTCATGGATGACAATATCGTCGACCTGCCCGGACTGGTCGGCCGGATCGCTCCATTCGGGTTCGCCGGGGTGTCGGTCAAGCCCGCCGTCAACATGAAAGGGATTCTGGATATACGGCCGGATGCACCGCGACCGACGGAATGCACGGAGGAGCACCGAAATATCCTGAAGAACCTGCGGGAAAGCATCCGGAGCCTGCCGATGGAATGGGAGGATCATTCTTTCCTGGGAAGCCATCGTTCGCAGGATCCGCATGACGGCATCTGTCTTCACCCGTTCTCGACCCTGTTCGTATCTCCGATCGGCGATGTTTATCCATGTGGGCCGGGGGAAGCCCTGTGCGGAGATGACCTGAAAATCGGAAATCTGCGGGATTCAACGTTGACGGAGATGTGGCAAAGCCCCGCGCTCCGAAAACTCCGTGATCGCGTTCAGGCCCGTGATTACCTGCCCGGTTGCAGGGAGTGCATTTCGAAAAAACTCTGCCGCCTCCACAACGACGTCAACGACGGGCTCGAAGGATTCATCGCCGCCGCAAAGACCGGGTGCGGAAATCTCGCGGCGCTTGACGTCGGAGATGAACGGCCGATCCGGTCCCATGAGCACGTCATTCCGGGGCCTCCGTCCGATCAGGAGCCGTTCCGGCTTTCCGCTGTTCCTGCCAACGGCCTCCTTCGCAGGTCTAAACGCGCAAACTATGCCCGATACGTCCTCTCACGGATCGAAAAAAGAGAAATCGTACTGAACAGCCCTATAGAGATCTTCCTGGAAAGCGCCAATGCATGCAATCTCAACTGCAAGTTCTGCGCGATCCGCACGAAAACCCCTCGCCCAAGGGGAAAATCGGCCATCATGCCGGCCGAAATCATGCGTTCGGTCCTTCCGTGGCTTCCCGGCATCGCATCCATATCGCTTCACGGTTTCGGGGAGCCGCTTCTCAACAGGCACCTGCTGGACATGGCCGAAGCCGCCGCGGCCCATGGAGCGGACGTGGATTTTTTCACGAACGGGCAGTTGCTCGACGAAGAGCGTATTCCCCGCCTTGTCCGTTCCGGCGCGCCCCGCATGACGGTATCGGTCAGCACCGCGGATCCGGCATTGTACGAGCACCTGTACGAAAGAGCGAATTTCGATAAACTCCGAAAGAATCTCATATGCCTTCGCGAGGAAAAACTGCGATCCGGAAACGGCAACCCCAGTGTGTCGTTCAACACGATCATTACCCGATCAACGCTGCACGGACTACCGCAACTGGTCGAATTCGCATTCGAGAGCGGAGTGGAAGCGATCGATTTCAAACCACTGGTGACCTACGACGCCTTGCCGGAATTTCAACAGGAACGGATCGATTACGATCCGGACCGCGACGAGCCGATCCTCGGCGAGGTACGGTCCCTCGGCGAGCGGCTCGGAGTCCGTATCAACCTGGACGCGTACTTAAGGACCGGCAACAACGTGGCCGCTCCAACGCCTGCGACAGGGCATGACTGGACCGAGACGGGCCTGAAACTGGCAAAGCCTTGTCCCCTGGTATTCCGGACGTTGTACGTGCGCGTCGACGGGGAATGCAAGCCGTGCTGCTTCGCATCCGACGATCCGGCGTTAACCCTGGGGAATGTGCAAAACCGTCCGATCGAGGACATCTGGAACGGACCGGAGTATCGACGTATCCGCCGAGCCCATATCGCCGGACAAGTACCCCCGACATGCTCGCATTGCGTCAAGTTCGGTCTGGCTCCGCCTGTAGACGCCTCAGGGAATTGGCTTTGCGAAAGAGGATTCGACGTGCCGAACTACGACCTGACCGTATCGCAAATCGAGGAGTTGCATCGCCACATGGACGGAATCATTTCAGGTCTGGGAGGAAACGGTGCCGTCCCGGGACCTGATCTTCGGAAGGCACTTCCCGATCTGCTCCGCAAATCGGTAAATGCCATAAGGGCATTCAAGGAACTTACTCCCCGGCTTCGGAACTTCACGGAACTTCTCGCCGAAGAAAACGGCATTCCCCGGGCGATCGGCCGGCTGCAGGATTCGCTGGTCTCGATTTCCCGCGAAACCGCGGAACTGGCATCGAAAGGAAATCTTTCCGGTGCGTGGGGAGCAGCCCGCAGCGTATACCCCCAATGGTCGGAATGCATGACGGAATTCGAAAGGGAATTCCGAAATACCATGCGTGAGGCTTTCGTACGGCTTTCGCGGCACGAGGTATAA